The Deltaproteobacteria bacterium genome segment CTGAAACTCACCGCGCTGGCTGACCGAGCCGGTGACCGCAATATTTTGGGCCAGAGGAACCTCAGCCAGGCAGGAGATCAGGGCCAAGAGTTCGGCCCCGGAGGCGCTGTCCCCTTCCACCATGCCATAACTCTGCTCAAAACAGAGGCTGGCCGACAGGGTCAGGGGCTTGTCCTGGGCAAAACAGCTCTTGAGATAGCCGGAAAGAATCATCACCCCTTTGGTATGAATATTGCCGGAAAGTTTGGATTCCCGCTCAATGGCCACTACTCCCTCTTTGCCCAAAGAGACTGCGGCGGTGATCCGACTGGGGCGCGCAAAGGCGTGATCGCCTAACATATAGACTGACAGCCCATTGACCTGGCCCATTATCGCGCCGCTGGTTTCGATGGTAAGCATGCCTTCCTGAATAAATTCCTGCAATTTCTCTTCGGGCAAATCAGAGCGGTAAATCTTTTCGGCAATGGCCTTTTCCATATCCTCGGCCCGGATGACGTCATGGCCATTGGTACCGGCCCAGAAATTAGCCTCTTTCAGAATGGCCGCCACCTCAGCCAGTTGCAGGGTAAGCTTTTCTTTATGGCCGGCCAGTTCACCCGAATATTCTACCAGGCGGGCAACCCCGGTTTTGTGGACCGCCCGGAGCTTCTCTTTCTCGCAATAACTCCTCAAGAAGGCCGAGAATTTTTGCAGATGTTCCGGGGTCCGCCGCATCTCCCAGTCAAAGTCGGCTTTGACCTTAAACAGCTTGTGCAGATCTTCATCATAGGTATAAAGCAACTGGTAGAGCAGCGGGCTGCCGGTTAAAATGACCTTGACTTTCAAAGGGATTGGTTCAGGGTGCAGGGTCTTGGTGGTGATCAGACCCAGTTGTTCTCCCAGATCCTCAATCTTTATCTCCTGATTTTTCAAGGCCCGTTTTAGTGCTTCGTAGGAAAAATACCATTTCAATAGATCCAAGGCATTGATGATCAGATAACCGCCATTGGCCCGGTGTAAGGCCCCGGGGCGGATCAGGGTAAAATCGGTTACCAAGGCCCCGAATTGGGCCCGGCGTTCGATGCCGCCGAAAAGATTGGGATAGGTGGGGTTATTTTCCAATACCACCGGGGCCCCTTTGGTCTCCGAATGGTCAATAAAGACGTTTACCCGATATTGGATAAAACTGGGTTCAGGGACGGGAATTGGAAAGGGCGTCGGGGTGGTTCCCGGCCGCCGTTTCAGGTCGTCGATATTTTTCAGGATATCTTGCTCAACCTGGCGTAAATATTCGGTAACCTCGGTATAACCATGGTATTTTTCGATCAGCTCTTCAATCCGGTGCCCCACTACATAAAGGGCGACATTTTGGTCGAGTTGTTTTTCTTGGGACTCGAACTCCTTCTCCATCTTTCGGATTTTATGTAAAGCCTCGGTCATCTCGGCGTGCAAGGCATTGGACTTCTGACGTAATTCCTCCCGTTCGGCGTCGCTCAGAGCCTTTAGTTCCTCTTCCCCCATGGGTTTGCCATCTTTACCGGGAACAATCATCAATCCGGTCTGGGAGACATTAAGAATAAAACCCTCGGCACTGGCCTTATGGTCCAACTCCTGGAGTATGGCATTTCTCTCTTGGTTGAACTTACGCACCAGGGCCTCTCGCCGTGAGGTGTAGTCTTCGCTCTCAAAGACCTCGGGAATTTGCACCCTTAGTGTGGAAATTAACTCATCTAAATCGTTTTGCAGTCCCTTGCCCTTGCCCGTCGGCAGTTTCAGGGCCCGCGGTCTTTCAGGCTCTTTAAAATTATAGACGTAAACATAATCAGGCGGGGGCTCTTCCTGAGAAGCCAGCTCGTCCACATAGGCTTTGATCATCTCGACTTTGCCGGTCCGGGCCAGGCCTACCACGAAAATATTGAACTCTGGGTCTTTCATCCCCAGGCCGAATTCCAGAGCGTGACGGGCACGATATTGCGCCACCACCTTATCCACCAGGGGTTTAACCTCATTAGTGGTTTCAAATCCTAATGAGTCGGGATCACAAACCGTGCGCAGGTCGTCTGGCTTCAATTCCCAATCAGTACGTGACATTTGTCCTCCTGAGGATTAAACCTAAATAGCTTTAGAAAGCCTGGCTGGACCAAGTTTTCTTTCCGGCTCGTGATCCTCAAAACAATGATTCAAAGATGAAACGGCCGGGCAATGGTTACTTTCCCCTTCGAGCTGGATGGTGGTATGCTCCAGACCGAACCTTTCTCGAAGCACCTCGTTGAGTTCCTTGAGAATATCATCCCGATCTCGGGAGTCTTTGACTAGCGCCTTAATACTGAGGGCATAGAATCCGCTGGTAATGGTCCAGGTATGGAGATCTTGAATCTGACAGATTCCCGGGACCTCTCGGATAGCCGATTGGACCTCAGCCAGATCAATGTGCCGCGGGTGGCCTCCATATGAATTTCGCAGGCTTCCCGAACCGTTTCGGTCATGTATTACCCATCTGAATTTCCAGAATTTGATATACTCTCAGTCCACCAGGAGTCTGAATCCGGATCTGATCGCCGACGGCCCGCCCCAACAGGGCCCGGCCAACAGGAGAAGCTATCGACAGGCGGCCTTGCTGTGCATCGGACTCCTCTTCCCCTACTAGCTGAAAGCTTAGAATCTGTCCGGTCAACAGGTTGCGAATCCGCACCTGGGAATTGAACACCGCCCGGGTTGGAGCCAGGTTGCTGCCGACCAGCACTTCTGAGTTGGCCAGCGTTTGTTGTAAATGCTGGATACGGCGCTCCACCTGGACCTGGCGAGACCGAGCCTCCAAGTATTCGGTATTTTTCTCGAGTCGGCCATCCTGAGCCGCTTCCATTACTTCCGATAGAGTTTGGGGACGCACTACCTGGCTTAGCTGCCGCAATTCCTGGAGCAGTCTCTCATACCCAGCCCGGGTTAGCAAAGCCTTAGTCATGGTGGTTCCCCAATATCTTGTGGCCCGATCAACCGACCAGCACCCTATCTTTTCGCTGTCTGGTTGGTTATATTCATATCTAAAAAGGCAGTGACGGTCAAGATCGACTCAGGAAATTCATACGGATTTTTTCCTCAGGAGGTGCCCGTTCTTTACCTCAAGAACTCTCGCCGGGGCTGCCTCCTCTTAAATCAACCTGTTAAAGGCTCGGCGTAATATACCTGTTGCTGACCCCCTTAAACCAAAATCCTTGACCTTACCCAATGGCTTAATTTATTCTGTTTACAAAAAAGTAATCCTGGGAAGGCAAAGATCCCGACATTCAAGACCGGACTAATAAAATCAGCAAGCCTATTTTTAAGGAAGTGTGATGTTTTACCGGCTTGCCCCCCAGTTAATTATCCGCTCCCGATGGCGACCGTATCGGCGTCGGCCCGGCGATCGGGTTTTGGTGGTGCAAGCCCGGTCAGCCTTCCCTCCCAGCCATCCCACCACCCAGTTGTGTCTGGAACTGCTGGCCGCGGCCTTGGTGGAACAGCCAGCCGCCAGTCTGCTGGATGTTGGTTGCGGCTCCGGAATATTGGCCCTGACCGGGGCCCGATTGGACATTCCTTTTAATGTGGGTATCGATTTATCAGCACCGGCCATCCAGGTAGCCCAGGAAAATGCCCGGCACAATCAGATGACCGGCCTGGTACACTGGCTGCAGGGTTCAACCGAAGCCCTTCGGAGCCATTTTGAGCTGATTATGGCTAACCTGCCCTGGAAGGTCCTGATGGATAAGGTTATAGAATTACAACGCTTGTCAACCCCTGGGGGCCGGTTAATCCTGTCCGGCTTCCGGGAAACCCAGGAAGAGACCCTGTTGAACCTCTACCTGAACCAGGGCTGGCAATTATATCGGCGAGCCACGTTGGACCGCTGGGAAATCGAGCTACCCGCGGAACGAAGTTTCACCTGGGTGGGACTTGCTCTGCGTTACCGATGAAAACCCAGCAGTTTAGCGGATGCAATAACCAGCGGCTTCCAAAGACAACTATAAAAATGGCTCCTGGCCAGACCAGGAGCCTAAATATGCTTTATGCCAAATAGGGGAAACAAAATCATACTGGCCGGATGGTCAGAACCGGACAAGGGGCGTGCTTGATTACCTTTTCGGCGACACTGCCAAAAATCGTCCGTTCCAGGCCGGTGCGACCATGGCTACCCATGATGATCATATCGACCTTTTCTTGGCGGGCCACCTCCAGAATTCTTTCCTCCGCTTTGCCGGTGACTAACCTGGTCTCCACTTTGGGCAATCCTTTCAAATGGATAGCTATAAATTCCTTCAACTTTTTTTCAGCCCCGGTTTTAATCTCTTCCTGGATGCCTTTAATATTGACGTGGGGGGCATAAAAAGTAGCAAAACTCGACATATCCGGGGTAACCGAAATCAGATATACCGTGGCATCAAATTTCTTGGCAAAGGTCACCACCCATGGGACATATTTCGCGGACGACTCACTAAAATCTACCGGAAACAGAATTTTCTGCACCTGCTGCTCCATAAGCCTCAGCCTCCGTCGGTAAACCGGCACATTACCCGGTGAAAATATTTGTGATATTTTTATCAAGGGGCGGTATGGATGTCAAGGGAAAAACCAGCCTAAAGTTTATAGCTTTCAATATCCCGCGATTTTAGTGAGGCAGATGGTCGTCATTCATTACAGGCCAAGCCCCAAAGAAGCTCATAGGTGACCGGGATGGTCCCATTTACCCGGTAAGCCGCTTCATAACCGGACATCATTAGATTTAATAACTTGCGGGATAGCGGGCCCGGTTGCGGCCTGGTCGCCCCCATGCCCTGGATGGCTTTAAGAAATTCCATCACTCCCGGAAAGCTCACCACCAGGCGTTGCCGATGCACCGCCACCCGTTTAAATCCAGCCTGAAGTAAAAATTGCTGCCATTCATCCCTGGCGGCAAATCCTGCTGCTGGAATCGATTGAGTACATGGCGTCCCGCCTGCAGCGACCGAAAGTTGCCTCGCCGCCCGGTCCAGGCTGACTGCCAGTTCCTGGAAGGTTTCCGGCCCCAGAGTAGCAAAGATCAGCCAGCCCCCGGGGTGAAGATGCTCCCGGTAGCTCTGGCAACTCTGAGCCGGCTGATTAAACCACTGGAAGACCGAGTTGGAGATGATCAGGTCAAACTTGCCCCCCAGGGGTTGCTCGCCATCCGCCACCAGCAAAGTGACTCTATCGTCATTCCCCAGATGCCGCTTACATTCCTGAACCGCGGCCGTGGCTAAATCCAAGGCGGTTAGATGCGCTTTTGGGAAAGCCTGCCGCAATAAGCGGGTCAGATAGCCGGTGCCACAGCCGATCTCCA includes the following:
- the bioC gene encoding malonyl-ACP O-methyltransferase BioC — protein: MTVDKRRLGRNFGRQASRYDQYSQVQRYMADQLLGYLQNMPRLWSRILEIGCGTGYLTRLLRQAFPKAHLTALDLATAAVQECKRHLGNDDRVTLLVADGEQPLGGKFDLIISNSVFQWFNQPAQSCQSYREHLHPGGWLIFATLGPETFQELAVSLDRAARQLSVAAGGTPCTQSIPAAGFAARDEWQQFLLQAGFKRVAVHRQRLVVSFPGVMEFLKAIQGMGATRPQPGPLSRKLLNLMMSGYEAAYRVNGTIPVTYELLWGLACNE
- a CDS encoding 50S ribosomal protein L11 methyltransferase; translation: MFYRLAPQLIIRSRWRPYRRRPGDRVLVVQARSAFPPSHPTTQLCLELLAAALVEQPAASLLDVGCGSGILALTGARLDIPFNVGIDLSAPAIQVAQENARHNQMTGLVHWLQGSTEALRSHFELIMANLPWKVLMDKVIELQRLSTPGGRLILSGFRETQEETLLNLYLNQGWQLYRRATLDRWEIELPAERSFTWVGLALRYR
- a CDS encoding AAA family ATPase; protein product: MSRTDWELKPDDLRTVCDPDSLGFETTNEVKPLVDKVVAQYRARHALEFGLGMKDPEFNIFVVGLARTGKVEMIKAYVDELASQEEPPPDYVYVYNFKEPERPRALKLPTGKGKGLQNDLDELISTLRVQIPEVFESEDYTSRREALVRKFNQERNAILQELDHKASAEGFILNVSQTGLMIVPGKDGKPMGEEELKALSDAEREELRQKSNALHAEMTEALHKIRKMEKEFESQEKQLDQNVALYVVGHRIEELIEKYHGYTEVTEYLRQVEQDILKNIDDLKRRPGTTPTPFPIPVPEPSFIQYRVNVFIDHSETKGAPVVLENNPTYPNLFGGIERRAQFGALVTDFTLIRPGALHRANGGYLIINALDLLKWYFSYEALKRALKNQEIKIEDLGEQLGLITTKTLHPEPIPLKVKVILTGSPLLYQLLYTYDEDLHKLFKVKADFDWEMRRTPEHLQKFSAFLRSYCEKEKLRAVHKTGVARLVEYSGELAGHKEKLTLQLAEVAAILKEANFWAGTNGHDVIRAEDMEKAIAEKIYRSDLPEEKLQEFIQEGMLTIETSGAIMGQVNGLSVYMLGDHAFARPSRITAAVSLGKEGVVAIERESKLSGNIHTKGVMILSGYLKSCFAQDKPLTLSASLCFEQSYGMVEGDSASGAELLALISCLAEVPLAQNIAVTGSVSQRGEFQPIGGVNWKIEGFYKVCKARGLDGTHGVIIPKANVQDLMLKKEVVDAVREGKFHVWAVGHVNEALEILTGMKAGAKLPEGGFEPDTINCRVDQKLRQLMETAREMMKEEKSLGGETEE
- a CDS encoding transcription elongation factor GreA codes for the protein MTKALLTRAGYERLLQELRQLSQVVRPQTLSEVMEAAQDGRLEKNTEYLEARSRQVQVERRIQHLQQTLANSEVLVGSNLAPTRAVFNSQVRIRNLLTGQILSFQLVGEEESDAQQGRLSIASPVGRALLGRAVGDQIRIQTPGGLRVYQILEIQMGNT
- a CDS encoding universal stress protein, with the translated sequence MEQQVQKILFPVDFSESSAKYVPWVVTFAKKFDATVYLISVTPDMSSFATFYAPHVNIKGIQEEIKTGAEKKLKEFIAIHLKGLPKVETRLVTGKAEERILEVARQEKVDMIIMGSHGRTGLERTIFGSVAEKVIKHAPCPVLTIRPV